In Nicotiana tabacum cultivar K326 chromosome 2, ASM71507v2, whole genome shotgun sequence, the following proteins share a genomic window:
- the LOC142166791 gene encoding uncharacterized protein LOC142166791 — protein MFDNQIGKTMEVYIDDMLVKSLDAGDHLKHLQETFDIVRKYNMKLNLEKCAFGVGSGKFLGFLRGIKVNPDKIKTIEDIPDKLTSVKEVQRLTGREWSIVHILREENMEVDALANLGSFTEMKRSDSSTIIQLLHLVLDVDGYCKVNSTNLVWDWRNEFIEYLKHGKLPEDPKASRALRAKETRYCLDDGHLYRRSFQRPLARCLGASKANYVVREVHERVCGNHSSVDLLFLKLVRVGYYWPRMEQDARAFVQRCEKYQCHAQLVHQAAELLHSVVSLWPFMKWGMDIVGPLPPGPGKVRFLLVLTDYFTKWVKASPYQKVRESKVVNFI, from the exons ATGTTTGACAATCAGATAGGCAAAACAatggaagtatatattgatgacatgttagttaagtctttAGATGCAGGAGATCATCTGAAACATCtccaagaaacttttgacattgtaaggaagtacaacatgaaactcaacctgGAGAAGTGTGCCTTCGGGGTTGGCTCCGGAAAATTCTTGGGGTTTCTGAGAGGGATCAAGGTAAATCCTGATAAAATAAAAACCATCGAGGACATCCCGGACAAGTTGACGAGTGTGAAGGAAGTGCAGAGACTGACCGGCAG agaatggtcaatCGTCCACATTTTGAGGGAAGAAAATATGGAAGTAGATGCATTGGCTAATTTGGGGTCGTTCACGGAGATGAAGCGATCTGATTCCAGTACAATCATCCAATTGCTACATTTAGTGTTGGATGTGGACGGCTACTGCAAAGTAAATTCAACCAACTTAGTTTGGGACTGGAGGAACGAGTTCATTGAATATCTCAAACATGGTAAGTTACCCGAAGACCCAAAAGCGTCCCGGGCACTGCGGGCCAAAGAAACTCGTTATTGCCTTGATGATGGACATTTATACAGGAGATCGTTCCAAAGGCCACTGGCTCGGTGTTTAGGGGCTTCAAAGGCAAACTACGTGGTGAGAGAAGTCCACGAAAGAGTTTGCGGAAACCACTCCAGTGTAGACTTATTATTTCTCAAATTAGTTAGGGTTGGCTATTACTGGCCCCGGATGGAGCAGGACGCAAGGGCATTCGTACAAAGGTGTgaaaaatatcaatgtcatgcaCAATTAGTGCATCAAGCAGCGGAACTCTTGCATTCAGTGGTGTCAttgtggccattcatgaaatgggggatggacatagttGGTCCTTTACCACCGGGACCCGGGAAGGTAAGATTCCTATTAGTTTTAACTGattacttcactaaatgggttaAAGCAAGTCCTTACCAAAAGGTTAGAGAAAGCAAAGTGGTTAACTTCATATAG